The following coding sequences lie in one Candidatus Nitrospira allomarina genomic window:
- a CDS encoding FAD-binding and (Fe-S)-binding domain-containing protein: MALLLPEKKSSLGPDLAKKLGQDKVRWDWATLKAYSVDASIYKIPPQVVVLPETEEDIHAVMEYAVKVGVPLTPRAAGTNLTGSAIGAGIIVDISRMNRLLEVNRDEQWARVQPGLVLSEFNKQLAPMGLMYGPDPSSGDMCKLGGMFGNNSAGPHTLRYGSVKDNVHTLRIRLLTEGWLDAQSVHIGGPAHTSLLKGFPSLKAVWTMIQEEQALIRARRPKVSKNSSGYNVFDLVDGLERGVFEVQKLFIGSEGTLGIMSEATVKLVKRPDATVTGLIHFRHLEGMGESVPHLLELNPNALEVMDGNSLDLIGRNRYGIPSDAAATLLIEFDEGGGADRRHRLMEMCKSFPLTGEVRLASDPAQQGELWKARKALFPMLYRFDPRKKPINFVDDVVVPASRTGELIRYLEEYFGGRSVPVAIFGHVGNGNAHIVPLLDLHNQHDVDAMVEAHREIHQTVLDRFDGSICGEHGDGRIRAETVRLMYGEEVYQIFVRVKQAFDPQGMMNPGVKISDTSFTEHIDVERMGKPCATCAKCNSVCPVYDVFQSEDMSARGWFEIVTASDYSYLQSERVVEACLNCKSCRTICPAGVDVSELILQRRAEQPNELAGWVFALHARQWIFHPLLKLVAWTQSFWDRPVLRGMLEKLTRPVLRKLAPTAKIPRDMVLPTFAKRHLRDRYPELCHSEHLRQASIAYFHGCAANYFEDGVGDAVIGLLADYGVKVALPPQRCSGTPIETYGLRDLVKEGARENLAHLASYATVITSCASCTLSLKDYVTLFHGEPEEAAAIDLSKRVKHISEYLVEQGMSSANTHSTRISAEGKLEKVTYHSSCHLRAAGVSQAPRDLLASVADLEFVEMQDADRCAGGAGTYIVKNYETSQKIFQRKKRAIQESGAQVVATSCPACMIQLKNGLRGIAEVKHIAQVMREHPGRK, from the coding sequence ATGGCATTATTGCTACCTGAAAAAAAATCTTCCTTGGGGCCCGATTTAGCCAAAAAATTGGGCCAGGATAAGGTTCGGTGGGATTGGGCCACGCTGAAAGCCTATTCCGTCGATGCCAGTATCTACAAAATTCCGCCCCAGGTTGTTGTGCTTCCTGAAACAGAAGAAGACATTCATGCCGTGATGGAGTATGCCGTCAAGGTTGGAGTGCCTCTGACTCCACGGGCTGCCGGAACGAATCTGACCGGATCAGCCATCGGAGCCGGCATTATCGTGGATATCTCCCGAATGAATCGCTTGCTGGAAGTGAATCGAGACGAGCAGTGGGCGCGGGTGCAACCAGGCCTGGTGTTATCCGAATTCAATAAGCAGTTGGCCCCTATGGGATTGATGTATGGGCCTGATCCTTCAAGCGGGGATATGTGCAAATTAGGAGGCATGTTCGGCAACAATTCGGCTGGTCCGCATACGCTTCGCTATGGATCAGTTAAGGACAATGTTCATACTCTCCGGATTCGGCTGCTTACGGAGGGTTGGCTTGACGCGCAGTCCGTTCATATTGGAGGCCCGGCTCATACCTCCTTGTTGAAAGGGTTTCCATCCCTCAAGGCGGTGTGGACTATGATTCAAGAGGAGCAAGCATTGATCCGCGCCAGGCGTCCAAAGGTGAGTAAGAACAGTTCCGGCTATAACGTCTTTGATTTGGTGGATGGACTGGAACGGGGCGTATTTGAGGTTCAAAAATTATTTATCGGGAGCGAGGGAACGCTTGGCATTATGAGTGAAGCAACAGTCAAGTTGGTTAAACGCCCTGATGCCACCGTGACGGGTCTCATCCATTTTCGACATCTGGAAGGTATGGGCGAATCAGTTCCCCACTTATTGGAGTTGAATCCCAATGCCTTGGAGGTGATGGATGGAAATTCGTTGGATTTGATCGGGCGAAATCGCTATGGCATTCCATCCGATGCGGCGGCGACGCTGCTCATTGAATTTGATGAAGGCGGAGGCGCAGATCGTCGTCATCGTTTGATGGAGATGTGTAAAAGTTTTCCGCTCACCGGAGAGGTGAGGCTGGCATCGGATCCAGCCCAACAGGGGGAGTTGTGGAAAGCCCGCAAGGCGTTGTTTCCGATGCTTTATCGTTTTGATCCTCGAAAAAAGCCCATCAATTTTGTCGATGATGTGGTCGTGCCGGCCTCACGCACCGGAGAATTGATCCGGTATTTGGAAGAGTACTTTGGAGGACGATCGGTGCCGGTCGCCATCTTTGGACATGTGGGAAATGGCAATGCTCATATTGTGCCGCTGCTCGATTTGCACAATCAACATGATGTTGATGCCATGGTTGAAGCTCACCGGGAGATTCACCAGACGGTCTTAGACCGGTTTGACGGCTCAATTTGTGGAGAGCATGGAGACGGGCGTATTCGCGCCGAGACCGTTCGCTTGATGTATGGGGAAGAGGTGTATCAAATTTTTGTTCGAGTGAAGCAGGCGTTTGATCCACAGGGGATGATGAATCCTGGGGTCAAAATCAGTGATACCTCTTTTACGGAACATATTGATGTGGAGCGCATGGGCAAACCCTGTGCAACTTGTGCAAAATGTAATTCCGTGTGTCCGGTATATGATGTGTTTCAGTCTGAAGATATGAGTGCGCGCGGATGGTTCGAGATTGTAACGGCTTCGGATTACTCGTATCTTCAATCGGAACGGGTGGTCGAAGCCTGTTTGAATTGCAAATCCTGCCGGACTATTTGTCCGGCCGGGGTCGATGTGTCCGAACTGATTCTTCAACGACGGGCGGAGCAACCCAACGAACTGGCCGGTTGGGTTTTTGCCCTCCATGCCCGTCAATGGATTTTTCATCCCCTGCTGAAGCTCGTGGCATGGACCCAATCTTTTTGGGATCGTCCGGTTCTTCGAGGCATGTTGGAAAAACTGACCCGCCCGGTATTGCGCAAGTTGGCTCCCACCGCAAAGATTCCCCGAGATATGGTTCTGCCGACGTTTGCTAAACGGCATTTGCGTGATCGGTATCCTGAACTATGTCATTCTGAACATCTCCGGCAGGCCTCAATCGCATATTTTCACGGGTGTGCGGCCAACTATTTTGAGGATGGAGTGGGGGATGCTGTGATCGGACTTTTAGCTGACTACGGTGTCAAGGTCGCTCTTCCTCCTCAACGATGCTCGGGGACGCCGATTGAAACCTACGGGTTACGGGATTTGGTAAAAGAAGGCGCGCGAGAAAATCTGGCTCATTTGGCATCGTATGCCACCGTGATCACCAGTTGTGCTTCGTGCACGTTAAGTCTCAAAGATTATGTCACGCTGTTTCATGGAGAGCCGGAGGAAGCCGCAGCCATTGATTTATCCAAACGCGTGAAGCATATCTCTGAATATCTTGTTGAACAGGGGATGTCGTCGGCCAATACGCACTCAACCCGGATATCGGCCGAGGGGAAGTTGGAGAAAGTGACGTACCATTCTTCGTGCCATCTTCGTGCCGCGGGTGTGTCCCAGGCTCCCAGAGACTTATTAGCCTCTGTGGCTGACCTTGAATTTGTCGAAATGCAGGATGCCGATCGATGCGCGGGCGGAGCGGGTACGTATATCGTCAAAAATTATGAAACCTCCCAGAAAATTTTCCAACGTAAGAAGCGGGCTATTCAAGAAAGCGGGGCACAGGTGGTGGCAACGAGTTGCCCTGCATGTATGATTCAGTTAAAAAATGGACTTCGTGGGATAGCAGAGGTCAAACATATTGCGCAGGTCATGCGGGAGCATCCAGGGAGGAAGTAA
- a CDS encoding MoaD/ThiS family protein produces the protein MVKVLIFGLSLREAVEDPEVEISLENATTIRQLLEDFPDHFQGLMPFLQANELMLTINQKISTLEAKVKNGDILKITHQGGDNLADGAMWQNP, from the coding sequence ATGGTAAAAGTATTGATATTTGGCCTTTCGCTTCGTGAAGCGGTTGAAGACCCGGAAGTTGAAATTAGCTTAGAAAACGCCACCACCATTAGGCAATTGCTAGAGGATTTCCCCGATCATTTTCAAGGGTTAATGCCTTTTCTTCAGGCCAATGAACTCATGTTGACCATTAATCAGAAAATCTCCACCTTGGAAGCCAAAGTGAAAAATGGGGATATCCTGAAAATAACTCACCAGGGAGGTGACAACCTTGCGGACGGTGCGATGTGGCAGAATCCCTGA
- a CDS encoding ATP-binding protein: MNFNSLSLLIVDDCSEDREYLSRLLSHHPQTAFHIMEADSGIEGLQLCTHHTFHCILVDYQLPDVDGLEFLESFAESHDPRFLPVLMLTGQGNEEIASDALKNGASDYLVKNKITPEGLYRAVTRATEKSSLLRTNEKQRVEIERSQRDLEQFAYTAAHDLQAPVRRIIKFLELFQRELSDPLPARPKDYLSRAMKSAIYMKQLIQDLLNYSLVGGARNSFTSVDLNKVIKEVLSQLEINILKIGASIEQHPLPTVVGHKCFLQELFQNLIGNALKFYSDRPLMIRVSAEAKESEWIFTFKDNGIGIPPEGIEKIFNLFQRIETGTPAEGTGIGLALCKKIVEIHGGSIWVESTLNQGTAFHFSIPFPTNKSSIGSPTGTDVTEDPQPTHP, encoded by the coding sequence ATGAATTTCAATTCCCTCTCTTTGTTGATCGTCGACGATTGTTCCGAGGACCGTGAGTACCTGAGCCGGCTCCTCTCTCATCATCCTCAAACGGCATTCCATATCATGGAAGCCGATTCGGGCATAGAAGGATTGCAGCTCTGCACCCATCACACATTCCACTGCATTTTAGTTGACTATCAGCTCCCCGACGTTGATGGATTGGAATTTCTTGAATCTTTTGCCGAAAGTCACGATCCCAGATTTTTACCCGTTCTCATGCTGACCGGGCAGGGTAATGAGGAAATCGCTTCTGACGCATTGAAGAACGGAGCCAGCGACTATCTGGTGAAAAACAAAATAACGCCGGAAGGCTTGTACCGGGCCGTCACCCGCGCCACTGAAAAATCAAGCCTTCTGCGAACCAACGAGAAACAACGCGTAGAGATCGAACGGTCGCAGCGCGATCTGGAACAGTTTGCCTATACCGCCGCTCACGATCTCCAAGCGCCGGTCAGACGCATCATCAAATTTCTTGAACTGTTTCAACGTGAACTCTCCGACCCACTGCCAGCTCGCCCCAAGGACTACCTGAGTCGCGCTATGAAAAGCGCCATCTACATGAAACAATTGATACAAGATCTTCTCAATTATTCCTTGGTTGGAGGAGCACGGAATTCATTTACTTCCGTGGATTTAAATAAGGTCATCAAAGAGGTTCTCTCTCAATTAGAAATTAACATTCTTAAAATCGGTGCGTCCATCGAGCAACACCCTCTCCCGACAGTCGTCGGCCATAAATGTTTTCTCCAGGAGTTATTTCAAAATTTGATTGGGAATGCCCTCAAGTTTTACAGCGATCGCCCGCTTATGATCCGGGTATCCGCAGAGGCCAAAGAATCGGAATGGATATTTACCTTCAAGGACAATGGCATCGGCATTCCTCCTGAAGGTATTGAAAAAATATTCAACCTCTTCCAACGAATAGAAACCGGCACACCGGCCGAAGGGACGGGAATCGGATTGGCCTTATGTAAAAAAATCGTAGAGATCCATGGGGGTTCTATTTGGGTGGAATCCACACTCAACCAGGGCACGGCGTTTCATTTCAGCATTCCCTTTCCCACCAACAAATCCTCGATAGGTTCTCCAACCGGAACAGACGTAACAGAGGATCCCCAACCTACTCATCCTTAA
- a CDS encoding response regulator, whose protein sequence is MINTPNQPILLVEDSPEDYEVATRSLRAAGLKNPIQRCSDGDEALDYLYRRGIYQDPHTSLPPGIILLDLNMPGTDGREVLQEIKQDPQLKLIPIIVLSTSADERDIQDCYAMGANSYVPKPLNFEGFLQAMTRLKDFWFEVVIIPKVTEEV, encoded by the coding sequence AATCAGCCCATTCTACTTGTGGAGGACAGTCCGGAGGATTATGAAGTAGCCACGCGGAGCTTGCGGGCCGCTGGACTGAAAAATCCTATTCAGCGTTGTTCTGACGGGGATGAAGCATTAGATTACCTATACCGGAGAGGCATTTATCAAGATCCACACACATCCTTACCTCCGGGCATCATTCTTCTGGACCTCAATATGCCCGGTACAGACGGACGTGAAGTTCTCCAGGAAATCAAACAAGACCCTCAGTTAAAACTCATACCGATCATTGTGTTATCGACCTCCGCGGATGAAAGGGACATACAGGATTGTTATGCCATGGGGGCAAATAGTTACGTTCCCAAACCCCTCAACTTCGAAGGATTTCTGCAAGCGATGACTCGTTTGAAAGATTTTTGGTTTGAGGTTGTGATCATTCCAAAGGTGACAGAGGAAGTATGA